From one Balaenoptera acutorostrata chromosome 6, mBalAcu1.1, whole genome shotgun sequence genomic stretch:
- the SOX7 gene encoding transcription factor SOX-7 — MASLLGAYPWPEGLECPALEAELSDGLSPPAAPRPPGDKGSESRIRRPMNAFMVWAKDERKRLAVQNPDLHNAELSKMLGKSWKALTLSQKRPYVDEAERLRLQHMQDYPNYKYRPRRKKQAKRLCKRVDPGFLLSSLSRDQNALPEKRGGGRGAPGEKEDRGEYSPGSALPGLRGCFHEGPAGGGGGGGGGTPGSVDAYPYGLPTPPEMSPLDVLEPEQSFFSSPCQEEHAHSRRIPHLPGPPYSPEYAPSPLHCGHPLGSLALGQSSGVSMMPTVPGCPPSPAYYSPAAYPPLHSNLHAHLGQLSPPPEHPGFDALDQLSQVELLGDMDRNEFDQYLNTPGHPDSAAGAGALSGQGPVSQVTPTGPTETSLISVLADATATYYNSYSVS, encoded by the exons ATGGCCTCGCTGCTGGGAGCTTACCCGTGGCCCGAGGGGCTCGAGTGCCCGGCCCTGGAAGCCGAGCTGTCGGACGGGCTGTCGCCGCCGGCCGCCCCCCGCCCGCCGGGGGACAAGGGCTCGGAGAGCCGTATCCGGCGGCCCATGAACGCCTTCATGGTGTGGGCCAAGGACGAGAGGAAACGTCTGGCGGTGCAGAACCCGGACCTGCACAACGCGGAGCTCAGCAAGATGCTGG GAAAGTCGTGGAAGGCGCTGACGCTGTCCCAGAAGAGGCCCTACGTGGACGAGGCCGAGCGGCTGCGCCTGCAGCACATGCAGGACTATCCCAACTACAAGTACCGGCCGCGCAGGAAGAAGCAGGCCAAGCGCCTGTGCAAGCGCGTGGACCCCGGCTTCCTGCTCAGCTCGCTCTCCCGCGACCAGAACGCCCTGCCCGAGAAGCGGGGCGGCGGCCGGGGGGCGCCGGGGGAGAAGGAGGACAGGGGTGAGTACTCCCCGGGCTCCGCGCTGCCCGGCCTGCGGGGCTGCTTCCACGAGGGCccggccggcggcggcggcggcggcggcggcggcacccCGGGCAGCGTGGACGCCTATCCCTACGGGCTGCCCACCCCGCCGGAGATGTCGCCCCTGGACGTGCTGGAGCCCGAGCAGAgcttcttctcctccccctgccAGGAGGAGCATGCGCACTCCCGCCGCATCCCCCACCTGCCCGGGCCCCCCTACTCTCCGGAGTACGCCCCCAGCCCTCTCCACTGCGGCCATCCCCTGGGCTCCCTGGCCCTCGGCCAGTCCTCGGGCGTCTCTATGATGCCCACCGTGCCCGGCTGCCCCCCGTCTCCTGCCTATTACTCCCCAGCCGCCTACCCTCCTCTCCACTCCAACCTCCACGCCCACCTGGGCCAGCTCTCCCCGCCTCCCGAGCACCCCGGCTTCGACGCCCTGGATCAGCTGAGCCAGGTGGAACTCCTGGGGGACATGGATCGCAATGAGTTCGACCAGTACTTGAACACTCCTGGCCACCCAGACTCTGCCGCCGGGGCCGGGGCCCTCAGCGGGCAGGGCCCGGTCTCGCAGGTGACGCCGACGGGCCCCACGGAGACCAGCCTCATCTCCGTGCTGGCTGATGCCACGGCCACGTATTACAACAGCTACAGCGTGTCATAG